A single region of the Pararge aegeria chromosome 18, ilParAegt1.1, whole genome shotgun sequence genome encodes:
- the LOC120631663 gene encoding helix-loop-helix protein 1, translating into MKSWLETASSMEDGSLSCMLAEPREALLPITDRENLAPRKRDRILEPCALSEEAYLSSGAGSPCAGLSREERRRRRRATLKYRTAHATRERIRVEAFNAAFGSLRRLLPTLPPDKKLSKIEILRLAICYIAYLNHVLDA; encoded by the exons ATGAAGAGCTGGTTGGAGACCGCCAGTAGCATGGAGGATGGCTCGCTTTCCTGCATGCTCGCAGAGCCGAGAGAAGCTTTACTACCAATAACTGACAGAGAAAATTTGGCACCTAGGAAAAG AGATAGAATACTGGAACCCTGCGCTCTATCCGAAGAAGCCTACTTATCAAGCGGTGCAGGATCACCATGCGCTGGTCTCTCCAGAGAAGAACGCCGACGTCGCCGACGAGCCACGCTAAAGTATCGCACAGCTCATGCCACCAGAGAAAGAATACGAGTCGAAGCTTTCAACGCCGCCTTTGGATCCCTGAGAAGACTGCTACCAACACTCCCTCCAGATAAAAAGCTGTCAAAAATCGAGATTCTCCGTTTAGCTATATGCTATATAGCCTACCTGAATCATGTTTTAGACGCATGA
- the LOC120631690 gene encoding NPC intracellular cholesterol transporter 1 homolog 1b-like, translating to MRGECAIVGAFAKPCPFDGEAKPIFEDSLTPEEEVEVLNNIKSRCPELLYNEEGIEKNTKDIIACCDAAQIKNINQNLIMADGVLGRCPICVRNFARQICEMNCSPNQSNFVSVDVEYTPDGIQYVNEINYNVHADFMVNAHASCAGIIVPQTGMPAINLMCGNAPECTPEAWFNATGDARSNPLIPVQVNFFKWPTPEDSMSVRAPLCNETMEGDLPCSCVDCHANCPTSERPQGPNICTVLSFNCIGFSVGIIFFGISVITFTILTFLEYRRLKISDKRDENHEQNNINVVTRIFQKLFSVIGVFSASNAVLVIMIMTWIAFAMLFGVARLNLTANPLELWSGPESRSRQELNFFNSRFGPFYRAAQIFLTFKGLDSFVVNNVTYGPAYRIEAIHELVALENAIINIGREDGSVTLEDICYAPLRFPGEKAKLEQCVHMSVSTYLPDRIINNDTYLSSIQGCLNNHFALDCLAAWGGGSDPEISVGGFEGDNILQAHTLLINFPIANFLRAEDLVPVLEWEKKFINLMHDYEQNIKSDFVDVAFGSERSIEDEIQRVSEAEAVPIVISYLLMFKYVIFALGNIRRFKTCLIDSKVTVAISCIIVVLISIFCAMGVLGYMNVTVTLLAINVIPFFILSVGIDNVFLMINELTEVESNLDKYDDYKDNFSFEKRKRFIFGKMMNNIGPSMFVSSITQITCFGIGCLTQLPAVKSFAIFASFALVFLFIFQITAVVAILSIDYKRVQRNRFDILCCIQKKILNDEEPLQDGKAYQSITKRLMAPYSTFILDWRVKITVAIIFMFLVSGSVIMIPQIEVGLDQEMALPPDSYVYKYLLAVNQIMRLGPPVYFVLKSGLNFTNPDHQNVICGSRLCNDDSLVTQLFLASRYSNVTYIARPSNSWLDDFFDWASLPNACCKYNSTDGGFCASMDNSPECNFCSIERSELANGLRPAGSAFETYVPFFLQDTPTNICNRGGLASYFSSVNFLLNSQGKANVYDSNFMTYHTTLANSQDYITALSHAYDISADITAAIQKHTDLDVEVFPYSVFYVFFEQYLTMWGDTFESLGYCLLGVLFINLVVTGLNILISVALVITVIMILVEMMGVMYLWSIPLNPVSCINLIVAIGISVEFCSHMAYAYATSSRPPSEKVRDAIRNVGNTIITGITLTNIPIIVLYFSYTQIIEVFFFRMLFSLVILGFIHSMIFFPVLLSYMNDLKYR from the coding sequence ATGCGCGGGGAATGTGCGATAGTTGGAGCATTCGCAAAACCTTGCCCATTTGACGGAGAAGCGAAACCCATTTTTGAAGATTCATTAACACCCGAAGAGGAAGTtgaagtattaaataatataaaatcaaggTGTCCTGAGCTTTTATACAATGAGGAAGGGATCGAGAAAAATACTAAAGATATCATCGCATGCTGTGATGCTgcgcaaattaaaaatataaaccaaaACTTAATAATGGCAGATGGTGTACTTGGGCGATGTCCAATATGCGTTAGAAACTTTGCCAGACAGATCTGCGAAATGAATTGTTCACCAAATCAATCAAATTTTGTTTCAGTCGATGTGGAGTATACTCCAGATGGAATACAGTAtgtgaatgaaataaattacaatgtTCATGCTGACTTCATGGTTAATGCTCATGCTTCCTGTGCTGGAATCATTGTCCCACAGACTGGAATGCCTGCTATAAATCTTATGTGTGGTAATGCACCTGAATGTACACCAGAAGCATGGTTTAACGCTACTGGAGACGCCAGAAGTAACCCCTTAATACCCGTTCAGGTAAATTTCTTTAAATGGCCCACTCCAGAAGATTCGATGAGCGTACGTGCCCCACTGTGTAATGAAACAATGGAAGGCGATTTACCTTGTAGTTGTGTAGATTGCCACGCTAACTGTCCAACAAGTGAAAGACCACAGGGTCCTAATATATGTACCGTGCTCTCTTTTAATTGTATTGGCTTCTCAGTAGGAATAATTTTCTTTGGAATCAGCGTTATCACGTTTACAATCCTCACGTTTTTAGAGTACAGAAGACTGAAAATATCTGATAAAAGGGACGAAAACCATGAACAGAATAACATAAACGTAGTTACtagaatatttcaaaaattgttTTCAGTCATAGGCGTTTTTTCAGCTAGTAACGCGGTTTTagttataatgataatgacttGGATAGCGTTCGCTATGTTATTTGGTGTTGCACGACTAAATTTAACAGCAAACCCATTAGAACTCTGGTCAGGGCCAGAATCTCGGAGTCGACaggagttaaatttttttaactcaagGTTTGGACCATTTTATCGAGCGGCACAGATATTTTTGACCTTCAAAGGATTAGACTCATTTGTCGTAAACAATGTGACATATGGACCTGCGTACAGAATAGAAGCAATCCATGAATTAGTGGCCCTTGAAAATGCAATCATTAATATTGGAAGAGAAGATGGTTCGGTTACTTTAGAAGATATATGCTATGCACCACTCCGTTTTCCAGGCGAGAAAGCAAAACTAGAGCAGTGTGTACACATGTCAGTTTCGACTTATCTACCTGATAGAATTATAAACAACGACACATATCTTAGTAGTATACAAGGCTGTCTTAATAATCATTTCGCTCTGGACTGTCTAGCTGCTTGGGGAGGAGGTTCTGATCCAGAAATATCTGTTGGGGGATTTGAAGGTGACAATATACTACAAGCGCATACATTATTGATTAATTTTCCTATTGCAAATTTCTTACGAGCTGAAGACTTGGTACCAGTGCTGGAGTGGgagaaaaagtttataaatttaatgcatgattatgaacaaaatattaaatccgatTTTGTTGACGTTGCGTTTGGAAGTGAGCGATCGATAGAAGACGAAATTCAGCGTGTTTCAGAAGCAGAAGCAGTACCCATAGTTATAAGTTATTTGCTAATGTTTAAATATGTGATCTTCGCATTGGGCAACATAAGGCGGTTTAAGACTTGTCTGATTGACAGTAAAGTGACTGTAGCTATAAGTTGTATAATAGTTGTACTTATATCTATATTTTGTGCTATGGGTGTATTGGGCTATATGAATGTTACTGTAACGTTACTAGCTATTAATGTCATACCATTTTTCATTCTGTCTGTCGGTATAGATAATGTTTTCTTAATGATTAATGAATTGACCGAGGTCGAAAGCAATTTAGATAAGTACGATGATTATAAGGATAACTTTTCTTTTGAGAAACGGAAACGTTTTATATTTGGTAAAATGATGAACAACATAGGGCCTTCAATGTTTGTTTCCTCGATTACTCAAATAACTTGCTTTGGAATAGGATGTTTAACCCAATTACCAGCTGTGAAATCATTTGCTATCTTTGCTTCATTTGCATTagtatttctgtttatttttcaaataacggCCGTAGTCGCTATTTTATCTATCGACTATAAGAGGGTTCAAAGAAACAGATTTGACATATTATGTTGTatccagaaaaaaatattaaatgacgAAGAGCCTCTTCAAGATGGCAAAGCTTACCAAAGTATAACTAAAAGGCTCATGGCACCCTACTCTACGTTCATTTTAGATTGGCGAGTTAAAATAACGGttgctattatttttatgtttctggTATCAGGCAGTGTTATTATGATCCCACAAATTGAAGTAGGCTTAGATCAAGAAATGGCACTGCCACCCGACtcgtatgtttataaatatttgcttGCTGTAAATCAAATAATGCGACTTGGTCCTCCAGTTTACTTTGTACTCAAATCTGGTTTAAACTTTACAAACCCTGATCATCAAAACGTTATATGCGGTAGTCGGCTGTGTAATGATGATTCGCTTGTAACACAATTGTTCTTAGCATCTAGATACAGCAATGTAACATATATAGCTAGACCTTCAAATTCGTGGCTAGATGACTTCTTTGATTGGGCAAGTTTACCAAACGCTTGTTGCAAATATAACTCTACAGATGGTGGTTTTTGTGCTAGTATGGATAATTCCCCAGAGTGTAATTTTTGTTCTATTGAAAGATCAGAATTGGCCAATGGATTAAGACCAGCTGGGTCCGCTTTCGAGACATATGTACCGTTTTTCCTGCAGGATACACCCACTAACATATGTAACAGAGGCGGTCTCGCTAGTTATTTCAGCAGTGTTAACTTTTTACTGAACTCCCAAGGGAAAGCTAATGTGTATGATTCAAATTTTATGACATATCATACTACCTTGGCAAATTCGCAAGACTATATTACGGCTCTGTCGCATGCTTACGACATTAGTGCGGACATAACAGCAGCTATACAGAAGCATACAGACCTCGATGTAGAAGTGTTCCCGTATTCTGtattctatgtattttttgAACAGTATTTAACTATGTGGGGTGATACCTTCGAATCTCTTGGCTATTGCCTGCTGGGtgttctttttataaatttggttGTAACAGggcttaatattttaatatctgttGCGCTAGTCATCACTGTTATAATGATACTAGTTGAAATGATGGGCGTGATGTATTTGTGGAGTATACCACTGAATCCCGTGTCGTGCATCAACTTGATTGTCGCTATAGGTATATCGGTAGAATTCTGCAGTCATATGGCCTACGCCTATGCCACTAGCTCTCGTCCACCGAGTGAAAAAGTCCGTGATGCTATTAGAAATGTTGGAAATACAATTATCACGGGTATCACTCTTACTAATATACCCATTATTGTACTATACTTTTCCTATACACAAATTATTGAAGTATTTTTCTTCAGAATGCTCTTCAGTTTGgtaattttaggttttataCATAGTATGATTTTTTTCCCAGTATTGTTGAGTTACATGAATGatttaaaatacagataa